The following proteins come from a genomic window of Hydractinia symbiolongicarpus strain clone_291-10 chromosome 2, HSymV2.1, whole genome shotgun sequence:
- the LOC130629764 gene encoding uncharacterized protein K02A2.6-like, with product MAISTLNLPTFPKFDTDDFTTISTRWEKYKKRFLNLCVALNVEEDKQKLALLLNYIGEEAYDIYDNLLIPGTDETFANAITIFDGYFSPKKNIDYEVYAFRKLKQHPDENIHQFYIRLKQQANKCDFGTNLDKELKQQIVLSTHNSKIRKHAFKNTAISLADLLIYGKHLEDADQQADDVERSMNPQEEINRLTKKLETLRGKNLSSRGNSSSRKDNYKTCYRCGNDYPHSQACPAEGKECNKCHKIGHFARCCKSSARGPISRGRRFVNNNTATSDSSDSGAENVNSLNLFMLSTAGNANNNNNNCIASVRSNSNTHYESKVSVCVENSEIKDYASVNSIERFYTKVKVEGVTPTRFLIDTGSALNILNTKTFHKVNENCGGKLRLQKTATKVITYGSNEPKLKVLGKINLVIENKHRLTTKDFYVINTDHKNLLNGKTALELKLIIMPKDDAIPQKKPDKSRNTNNAAYKINVETKNSTRESKTKHAQKVQPPTRLRALIEVYKEKLFSNKIGKFTDYKVKLHIDEKVTPVTQAERRIPFALRQKVKAEIEKLQQQDIIEEVKGQPTPWVNPIVVVPKGNNGIRICLDMRCANRAIVRTRYPTPTVDDLLVKLQDSKHFTKLDLNAAFHQLELDESCRYITAFRTQDKIMQYKRLTFGANSASEELQHTIQSILSDINGADNIADDILVYAKTTEEHDRILTQVFKTLSDKGITLNLHKCLFDQHNLEYFGYVFSAEGMRPSPTKINGLLNVNRPTDVKSLRSFLGMINYLKRFIPNYSTITYPLRRLTRKDVKFEWNTECQEAFVTLTTTLSEESCLSYFDENKETLLFCDASPVGISAILLQKNCKKNDIDVISYSSRSLTQPEMNYSQIERECLAATYACEKNNLYLYGKHFTLFSDNKALVNILNNPKSTPPPRIERMMLRLQRYNFKTDYVSSADNICDYLSRNPTSIGTDTKYIEKHVNFLTSYATPNALDINDIKTATLADPALKQLILIISTNKWRHLEEAPESDEKKLLKHFHKIKDSLTLNSEQNLILKDKRIVLPRIYHRTVVKLAHVGHQGLSKTKALLRSKVWFTGMDKLVTDEVNNCIPCQSVSKKSKLPPIQPTELPARIWQTVNADYLGPLPDNKYALVMIDQRSRYPVVAFTNNTTAKNFTNICNDTFAHFGNPETLVSDNGPPFRSSEVKRYMEKRRIYHRRVTPLWPQANGEVERFMLPLTKIICTAHIENKSYVEEVQNFLMAYRITPHSTTNIPPADLMYNRKIRCAIPDFFSKVDDSIELQLNKNDQDSKQKAKEYADNNRYTQEQELNIGDRVLVKQKKINKVTPPFNPNPYHVTDIKGTMITAMNKETEHQITRNISHFKPIPDTAKHVPIKIDTEDEDDEEHHLTVHRPELENSGPKSTSKTTMTNNSASQRTSKEPQSRKTYPKRYRRPIQEWKTH from the coding sequence ATGGCTATTTCAACTTTAAACCTTCCAACTTTTCCAAAGTTTGATACGGATGATTTTACTACAATCTCAACTCGAtgggaaaaatataagaaacgttttttaaacttgtGCGTCGCTCTGAACGTTGAAGAAGACAAGCAGAAATTAGCCTTATTGCTTAATTACATTGGTGAAGAGGCGTATGACATATACGACAATCTTTTAATACCAGGTACAGATGAAACGTTTGCAAACGCCATTACAATATTTGATGGATATTTTTCACCTAAGAAAAACATCGATTATGAAGTGTATGCATTTAGAAAACTAAAACAACACCCCGACGAAAACATTCATCAGTTTTATATACGGTTGAAACAGCAGGCGAATAAATGTGACTTTGGAACAAATTTGGACAAAGAGCTTAAACAACAAATTGTGTTATCTACTCATAACAGCAAAATTCGTAAACACGCATTTAAGAATACAGCAATTAGTTTAGCAGACTTATTGATTTATGGAAAACATTTGGAGGATGCAGATCAACAAGCCGATGATGTAGAGCGTTCGATGAATCCACAGGAAGAAATTAACCGACTTACAAAGAAACTGGAAACACTCAGAGGTAAGAACTTGTCGAGCAGAGGGAATAGCAGTAGCCGAAAAGATAACTATAAAACATGTTATAGATGTGGGAACGACTACCCACATTCTCAGGCATGTCCGGCCGAAGGGAAAGAATGTAATAAATGCCACAAGATCGGTCATTTTGCCCGTTGCTGCAAAAGTAGTGCTAGGGGTCCGATATCTCGAGGAAGGCGCTTCGTGAACAACAATACGGCTACTTCTGATTCCTCTGACTCTGGTGCCGAAAATGTGAACAGTTTAAATCTATTTATGTTATCTACCGCGGGGAAtgctaacaacaacaacaataactgtATTGCTAGTGTCCGTTCTAATTCAAATACACACTATGAGTCAAAAGTTTCAGTTTGCGTTGAGAATAGTGAGATCAAAGATTATGCGTCAGTAAATTCTATAGAAAGATTTTATACAAAAGTGAAGGTAGAAGGGGTCACACCCACACGATTCTTAATAGATACCGGTTCTGCTTTGAATATTttgaacacaaaaacatttcacaaaGTGAACGAAAATTGTGGCGGGAAACTTCGCTTACAAAAGACAGCCACCAAGGTGATCACATACGGCTCGAACGAACCCAAATTAAAAGTCCTCGGAAAAATTAACCTCGTTATCGAAAATAAGCACCGCCTtacaacaaaagatttttatgtAATTAACACTGAccacaaaaatcttttaaacgGCAAAACTGCCctcgaattaaaattaataattatgCCAAAGGATGACGCGATTCCTCAAAAGAAACCAGATAAATCTAGAAACACAAACAATGCGGCATATAAGATTAACGTGGAAACAAAAAACAGCACGAGGGAGAGCAAAACAAAACATGCCCAAAAAGTTCAACCACCTACTAGATTACGTGCGTTGATTGAAGTTTACAAAGAGAAGCTTTTTAGCAATAAGATCGGCAAATTTAcggattataaggtcaaactacaTATTGACGAGAAAGTGACACCGGTCACACAGGCGGAACGACGTATCCCATTTGCACTAAGACAGAAAGTGAAAGCAGAGATAGAAAAATTACAGCAACAAGATATTATAGAGGAAGTTAAGGGACAACCGACGCCGTGGGTCAACCCAATTGTTGTCGTACCCAAGGGCAATAACGGTATTCGCATATGTCTCGACATGAGATGCGCAAACAGAGCGATAGTAAGAACACGTTATCCCACGCCTACTGTTGACGACCTACTTGTAAAACTTCAGGACAGCAAACACTTTACTAAACTAGACCTTAACGCAGCATTCCACCAGTTAGAACTAGACGAGTCTTGCAGATATATAACAGCGTTCCGCACACAAGACAAAATTATGCAATACAAACGATTAACATTTGGTGCAAATAGTGCTTCAGAGGAACTACAACATACGATCCAATCAATACTTTCAGACATAAACGGTGCAGACAATATTGCCGATGACATACTAGTTTACGCAAAAACGACAGAAGAACATGACAGAATCTTGACACAAGTGTTTAAGACACTATCGGATAAGGGAATAACATTAAACCTACACAAATGCTTGTTTGACCAACATAACCTTGAGTATTTCGGCTATGTGTTTTCAGCAGAGGGGATGAGACCAAGTCCGACAAAAATTAACGGTCTTTTAAACGTCAACCGACCTACAGACGTCAAATCATTAAGAAGCTTTTTGGGGatgattaattatttaaaaagattcATTCCGAACTACAGTACCATTACTTATCCTCTCCGACGTTTAACGCGAAAAGATGTAAAATTTGAGTGGAATACAGAATGCCAAGAAGCGTTTGTAACTTTGACAACAACATTATCCGAAGAGTCGTGTCTGTCATACTTTgacgaaaacaaagaaacactcTTGTTCTGCGATGCAAGCCCAGTGGGAATTTCAGCGATCCtacttcaaaaaaattgtaagaaaaatGACATAGATGTGATATCTTACTCTTCAAGATCACTTACGCAACCGGAAATGAATTACTCCCAGATAGAACGGGAATGTTTAGCAGCGACTTATgcatgtgaaaaaaacaatttgtaccTTTACGGAAAGCACTTCACACTTTTTAGCGACAACAAAGCATTAGTAAATATACTGAACAATCCCAAATCAACACCGCCCCCGCGAATTGAACGAATGATGTTGCGACTACAGAGGTACAACTTTAAAACAGATTACGTCAGTTCTGCAGATAACATATGTGACTACCTAAGCCGAAATCCAACGTCTATTGGCACAGATACAAAATACATCGAAAAACACGTTAATTTTCTCACGTCGTACGCAACACCAAACGCTTTAGACATTAATGATATAAAAACCGCCACACTAGCTGACCCAGCATTAAAACAATTGATATTAATCATTAGCACAAACAAATGGCGACATCTGGAAGAAGCTCCAGAATCAgacgaaaaaaagttattaaaacacttccacaaaataaaagattCCTTAACCTTGAATTCAGAACAGAATCTAATACTGAAGGACAAACGAATTGTATTACCAAGAATATACCACCGTACAGTAGTTAAACTTGCCCACGTTGGTCATCAGggattatcaaaaacaaaagccCTTCTGCGAAGTAAAGTTTGGTTCACCGGCATGGACAAACTAGTAACAGATGAAGTAAACAACTGCATTCCATGTCAATCTGTCAGCAAGAAATCTAAGCTACCACCCATCCAGCCAACAGAATTACCGGCTCGTATATGGCAAACAGTCAACGCAGATTACTTGGGACCGCTCCCTGACAATAAGTATGCCTTAGTAATGATAGATCAGCGGAGTAGATATCCTGTAGTGGCATTCACAAACAATACCACAGCAAAGAACTTCACCAACATTTGTAACGATACCTTTGCACACTTTGGAAATCCGGAAACACTTGTTTCCGATAACGGACCGCCGTTTCGTTCCAGTGAAGTGAAAAGATATATGGAAAAGAGGAGAATATATCATAGGAGGGTTACGCCCCTATGGCCACAAGCGAATGGCGAGGTCGAGAGATTCATGTTACCATTGACGAAAATAATCTGTACAGCACACATTGAAAACAAGTCGTACGTCGAAGAAGTGCAGAACTTCTTGATGGCGTACCGTATAACACCTCATTCTACAACAAATATTCCTCCAGCCGACCTTATGTATAATCGCAAAATACGATGTGCTATTCCCGACTTTTTTAGCAAAGTTGACGACTCCATCGAACTACAGttaaacaaaaatgaccaagacagtaaacaaaaagcaaaagaatATGCCGATAACAACAGATACACACAAGAACAAGAACTAAACATCGGTGACCGCGTTCTGGTGAAACAGAAAAAGATAAACAAAGTGACACCTCCTTTCAATCCGAATCCATACCACGTTACTGATATCAAAGGAACGATGATCACTGCGATGAATAAGGAAACAGAACACCAGATCACCCGCAACATATCTCATTTCAAACCAATTCCAGATACTGCCAAACATGTGCCAATAAAAATAGACACTGAGGATGAGGATGATGAGGAACACCATCTTACCGTTCACAGACCTGAACTTGAGAATAGCGGCCCCAAATCTACTTCTAAAACAACCATGACAAACAACTCTGCGTCACAGCGAACGTCGAAAGAACCGCAGTCGAGAAAGACATATCCAAAACGATATAGAAGACCAATACAAGAATGGAAAACACACTAA